The Candidatus Brocadiia bacterium genome includes the window CATCAATGGTGAAATCCCCCGATGAATTCCAAAATGCTGCATCCGGTTTCTCGCCGAACCTGATAACGTTATCAGCCGCTAGGGCCATGGGCTGGATAATCTCGGGCGGGAACAGGGCCGGTTGGTTGTAGGCGTAATGCGACAGGTCGCGTCCGTTGATGCAGAAAGTATAAACGTCTTCCTTCCCGAAATTACGGAGTATCTCGCCTGAGCCTTTGCAGTCCCGGCACGGGCCCATGACTTTATTATTGAGTTCCCCGGACTGGTACCATTCTATCCGGCCGGTGCCTTGGCACCGCCGGCAGCTGGTAACTTCGCGTCTTTGCTTGCCTGGATGGGTATCCCAGGCAATGCCGACATGCATCCAACTGTGGAAGGGATCCTTAGCCGGAAAATCATCTTCGGTCACGGCGTCAACCATCGGATGCGCCAGGATATATTCATCCGGCTGGTTGCCTAGCGATTCGTCTATTTCCCAGAACCAGATAAATTGGCCTGCCGGCTTGACATCCACCCGTCCGGCCCATTGCGGTATAACTCTGGCATTTAACGGAAAGGCGAACAACTCAAATACGTTCTGACAGACCTGATAATTATATTCCGTGTTAGGCTCCGGCTTGTTGGGGCGGGTCAGACTGAAAATCACCCGCGGTTTGGTTGACTCGATGCGGTAATTGGGCTTGAGCCAGAACGAGACCGTGCCGCGGAACCGTTTGGCGCCGTAAATCTTTTCGTGCGCCGGGCCATCCACAAAATTATCCTGGGCCTCATATGTCGGGCAGTTATTAGATTCAGAATAGATGCCGTCCGGGTAAATACTGCCGGCGGTAAAAAGGCTGCCGTCGTCCGGTCGGCCGGAATAAGTAATAACTTCGGGGTTGCCCTTGGCATAATTAGCCTTGAGTCCGCGGAAATGGTGTTGGAAAGTTACTTTTTCCCGGCCGTCATTTGTTGATTCCATATTATTCAACCCGATGAAACCGTCGCAGTCGGAAGGTGTTTTAACCGAGGGCGGTTCAGGGTAAGTTATGAGCGTTTTATTTTCGTAAGTGCCGGGGTGTTCGTTCTTGGCTTTGGCAATCGCGCCTCTGGCAAAGTCATTCTGGTTGGTTTCGTGGTAAACCCTGAATATTTCAACCACGCTTCTTAGGAGGTATTCAGACTCCAGTATCTGGGTATCAGCCACGTTGAATTTATCGGATTTGCGTTCCTTGTTAGTCGGTTTGAAAACCATTCCCAGAGATTCTATCTCGAAACATCCGCCCGGCGCAAAACAGAACTCGGTCGTGTAAGAAACAAGATCAGATTTATCTATCTCGCGGTATATCGTCCGGTCGGGGTTAAACTTATTAAACAATGTGTTGGGGTTGGCGTTGGCTTTTATCAGGTCTGCCTTTGTCCGGGCCAGTCCTGATAATTCCGGCGTATCTACCCGTCCGAAGACGCCGTCGCCGGTCAGCCCGTCGCAAAATTTGTTGAAATCGGCCCATTCCAGGAATGGTTTCTTGGCGCGTTCCCGGATGATACGGTCCGTTATCAGCTCTATTGATTTACGGTCTTCGGGCCATTTGAGCGCCGTTTGAGACAGAACGCCGATGGCGGTTTTGGTAAAAGCTTCGGCCGGTTTATCAACTCCGCCGTCAATCAATCCGGTTTTGCCTCTGAAGTTTTGCTGCAAATATGTGCTTTCCAGGTTGGCCAGCACGGCCATTAATACGATTTTGGGCGCTGAGTTAATGTTAATCGGCGCGCGGGGTTCAAGCTTGGTCGGGCCGGGATTAAGCTCTGACCAGGCGAATATTTCCTGCCCTGGTTTCAGCTGCGCCGACCGGGCTGGATATGAATTGGGCTTGATAACCTTGCTGTCAACCCGGGCGTAAAGTGTCACATAATCTTTTATCTTGTTGTACGTATCGATTGGCAGGAACTGTTGGAGTTCCTCCTTGGTAGTGAACCATTTATTCTGCTTGGCCCGGGCCTGGTAGACGGCTGTTCCCAGCTTGACTTTTTTTCCGCCTTCCGTCTTGATTGAATCGATGCCCAGGATATCGCCCAGATTATTGAGCAGCTGTTTTGTGCCGTTATCGACCGCGTTGATGTTTATCTGGCTGTTGCAGTCAACCACCTTAAGCGAATATACATCATTGCCGCCGGTATACGTGGGCGTTGATTCCGCGGAATATCCGACGTATTTACCGCTGCTTTTATAAATAAGTTTTTCCGAAGTGAATGACGGCCGGAGTGCGTCCTTGAGCGGGCATTCGATCGTATCCTGGTATCCGCTGTTATTTTGGTCTTCTTTCTTGTCCAAACGTCCGTTGGCATCAAGGTCTTCCCCGTAAAACTGCCAGGTGCGCTCATTTTCCAGGAATAAATCCCGCACGTCGATTGACTGGAGTTTTTCCCGGGCAAAGACCATTCCGTTCTGGGCCAGCGCCCGGGCACGTAGCTGGTCAAGATATCTTTTGGAAAGTTCTGATTCCATCCGGCTGATGGCGGATACGGTTGTGCCGACAAGTATGAGAAGCACTGCTATGGCGGCGATGGTGGCCACTTCTGTATTGCCTTTGTTTTGCATGCGTTTTAACTACCATTTTTGTTCGGTCCTGACAACTAAATTTATATGTCTAATTTGCGGCCAAGCGGTTTAGGGTTTATTAATTTTCGGACCGGTATTCTTTGACTGCCGATGATAATTTGGTTAATTAATTTATTTGGCACTTTTCATGAGAGGAGATTATTATGGCTCAGATCATATCCGGTTCGGAACTGTCCAAAAAGATTCAGTCGGAGCTAAAAGACGAGATTGCAGGTTTAAAACCCAAAGGCATTAATCCCTGCTTGGCTACCATCCTGGTCGGTGAAGACGAGGCTTCCAAGGTTTATGTCGGCCAGAAGATAAAAATCTGCGAGAAACTGGGTATTACCTCGCTCCACCATAAACTCAACACGAATGTTGGCGAAGCTGAACTGCTTACCTTAATCAAGAAACTCAATACCGACCCTAAAGTTCATGGCATCCTCTGCCAGCTGCCATTGCCCGGGCATATCAACTCCGATAAAATCCTGCTGGCTATCTCGCCTGACAAGGACGTGGACGGGTTCCACCTGATGAATATGGGCAAACTTTTGTCCAAGAAGAGTATGCGCGAGATCGAGGCGGAAAATATGTATTTGCCCTGCACGCCGCACGGCATCATTCAGCTTCTCAAGCGGAATAATATTCCGATAGCCGGTTCCGAGGCAATAGTGGTTGGTCGGAGCAATATCGTCGGTAAGCCGGTATCACTGCTTTTGATGGCCGAAAATGCTACCGTGACCATCTGCCATTCAGGGACACGCGACATCGGTCAGGTCACCCGCCGGGCCGACATCCTGGTAGCGGCTATCGGCAAACCGAAATTCATTACCGCCGATATGGTCAAGGACGGCGTGGTCGTCATTGATGTCGGCGTCAATCGCCTGCCTGAAGGCCTCTGCGGTGACGTTGACTTTGAGCAGGTCAAGGAAAAAGTCAAGGCCATCACGCCCGTGCCGGGTGGTGTCGGCCCGATGACCATTGCCATGCTTATGGTCAATACTGTCAAAGCGGCTAAAAGATTATCAACTAAATAATACCTATGAAAATAGCCATTACCGGTAAGGGCGGTGTTGGTAAGACAACACTGTCGGCATTGATTGCCAGGGCCTGGATGGATAAAGGCTTTAAGGTTTTGGCTATTGACGTTGATCCAGTCGCCTCGCTGGCCGGCGCGTTGGGATTTCCCAACCCGGATAAAATAATGTCCTTAAGCCAGATGGTTGAACTTATAGAGGAACGCACTGGTGCTAAGCCGGGCAAGTCCGGACAGATATTCAAGCTTAACCCCACGGTCAGCGATCTGCCCGACAAAATCGCCACTGTGCATAACGGTGTTAAGCTTATCGTCATGGGCGGTGTGGCCAGCGGCGGTAGCGGCTGTGTCTGTCCTGAAAACACCCTGATCCGGAGCCTGCTCCAGCACATTATTCTCAACCGCGATGAACGCGTGGTGGTGGATATGGAGGCCGGCATCGAACATCTTGGCCGGAGCACCGCCGATTCGGTCGACTGCCTGATAACCGTAGTCGAACCGTCGGGCCGGAGTATCCGGGCCGCACATCAGATAAAATCGCTGGCCAAAGATATCGGTATCAAGAATATCAGGGTCGTCGGCAATAAAATACAATCGCCGGATGACGAAAAGTTTATCCTCAATAATCTTGATTCTTTGGGAATAATTGGTATGATACCTGTTTCTGTTTCCATAAAGGAGATGGATACCAAAGGTTACAGGGATATGACTGACCACAAAGTTATCAGCGCTATAGATTTGATATTGACGGCGCTGGAGCGAAAGGATAATGCATGAGTTCGGGCAATAAATCTGATAACCGGACCGCCTGTGAGGCCACTGCCGAGATGCTTGACTGCTCCGGCAATATGGACACGGCCTTTCAGCGGGCCGAAAAGGTTAAACCCTGCCCGATCGGGGCCAGTGGCGCCTGCTGCAAGCATTGCTATATGGGCCCGTGCCGGTTTCCGCCAAAGGCGGATCCGCCTTCGGCGGACAACTCCATAGTCAAGAGAGGCGTTTGCGGTGCGGACATCAATACCGTAGCCGCTCGCAACTTTGCCCGGGCCGTAGCCGCCGGTTCGGCCGCTCATTCGGACCACGGCCGCCAAGTTACCCAGACATTTATTGCCGCCTCACGGAAAGAGGTACCCGGCTACGAGATAAAAGACGAGGCCAAGCTCCGCGCACTGGCTAATGACTTCGGTATCAAGACCGACTCGCGCGCCAAAGACGACATCGCCCAAGAACTCGGCGTAAAATGCCTGGCTGAATTCAGTAAGCAGGACGGGGAGCAGACCCTGCTCAAACGAGCGCCCCAAAAACGTCAGCAACTCTGGAAAGAGCTGGGCGTGGCGCCCCGCGGTATAGACCGGGAAATAGTAGAGATGCTTCACCGTACCGCCATAGGCGTGGATATGGAATACAAGAATATCATGCTCCAGGCTTCGCGCTGCGCATTGGCTGACGGCTGGGGCGGTTCGATGATATCAACCGAACTGCAGGACATAATGTTCGGCACGCCCGTGCCGGTCCGGACCGAGGTCAACCTGGGCGTGCTTAAGAAAGATGAAGTCAATATCATCGTCCACGGCCACGAGCCGTTACTGGCCGAAATGATAGTCCGGGCCAGCCACGACCCGGAAATGATTGCTCTGGCCAAGCAAAAAGGAGCCAAAGGCATCAATCTGGTCGGCATGTGCTGTTCCGGCAACGAAATACTCCTGCGCCACGGCATTCCCATGGGCGGTAACTTCCTCCAGCAGGAAATCGCCATCCTCACCGGCGCGGTTGAGGCCATGATTGTCGACATCCAGTGCGTTATGCAGTCTCTGCCGTCGCTGGCCAAGTGTTTTCACACCAAGATAATATCAACCTCGCCCAAGGCCAAGATGCCCGGCGCGGAGCATATAGAATTCCACGAGCACGACGCACTTAATACCGCCAAACGTATCGTTCGTCTGGGCGTGGAAAATTATCCTAAGAGGCCAAAGAACGTTCACATCCCCGACAAAAAGGTTGACGTGGTGGCCGGCTTCTCTCACGAAACCATTAATTATATGCTGGGCGGTTCGTTCCGGGCGTCGTATCGCCCGCTTAACGACAATATCATTAACGGCCGCATCCGCGGCGTGGTTGGTGTGGTCGGATGCAATAATCCCCGGACCACTCACGATAAGTCTCATCTTGATTTAGTTAAGGAACTCATCGGCAATGACATTCTGGTGGTTGAGACCGGCTGTGCGGCTATTGCTTGCGCTAAGGAAGGGCTACTCATGCCCGAAGCCGCTAAGTTTGCCGGCAAGGGCTTGGCCGAGGTCTGCGCCGCGGTCGGTATGCCGCCGGTGCTTCATTGCGGCGCCTGTGTTGATAACAGCCGGATATTGGTCGCCTGCGCCGAGATGGTTCGCGAAGGCGGTCTGGGCACTGATATCTCTGATTTGCCGGTGGCCGGATGCGCCCCAGAATGGATGAGCGAAAAGGCTTTGGCAATCGGTCAGTATTTCGTGGCCTCGGGTATGCTGGTCGGGTTCGGCGTCACCTGGCCGACCACGGCCAGCCCGGAACTGAGCAAGCACCTCTTCGAAGAATACGACCGCATCTACAAAGGCAGATGGGCATTCGAGCCCGACGCCGGCAAGATGGCGGCATTGATTATAGACCATATTAACAAGAAACGCCAGGCGCTCGGCATCCAGAGCAAGAAAGAGCGGGTTCTTTTTGATATGGAAGCCCGGCGAGGGTTAGAGGTATAGCTATTACATAATATATGTCCAAACTGATAGCCACGCGCGCCATCAGGGGCGCTCATAAATTAGTAGCCCGGGCGGAAAAAGAACTGAACGTTGCCTTGTCCAAATTCGGGCCGGACCGCAAGGTCGAGCTTCCCAATACCGGTTATTACCTGCCCATCTCGCACGGAATCCTCGGCTTGAATATCGCCAAATTGGGTGATATGCCTGAACTGCTTCTCAAGGCCAAAGCATTGCTTCATCCGATACCGGCCGAAAAGTCCTGGGTGCCTTATCTGGGGCATACGCTCGACTGCGGCATGGCCGCCTTATTCGCCGACGAAATCATAGAAGCCCTTAAATATTTGGAAGACCCGGTGCCTTACGCCGTCTTTGAGAACTGTCCTGAAGAAGGCGATTTCTGGTTGGGCGCGGCTGACGACGTCATCATGCGTAAGCGCGGGGTCGAGTTTGTGGACGGCACTGCGCCCGGATTCGCGGCCATTGTCGGCGCCTGTCCGACTACGGAAATAGCCGTCAAAATCGCCCGCGAACTGCAGGAGAAAAACCTATACGTCTTTATGTCCGCCGCCACCGATGGTAAGAGTATGGCCGACCAGCTCCGCCAGGCCGGTATCCAGATGGGCTGGGAAACACGTCTGGTGCCGTTCGGCGGCGACGTTACCGCCACCGTTCACGCCCTAGGATTTGCCACACGGGCGGCGCTGTCTTTCGGCGGCGTCCGGCCGGGTGACTATACCCGCATTCTTAAATATAACAAGAACCGCATTTTCGCATTTGTCCTAGCCTTCGGCGATGTCGATGACGAAAAGCACGCCCAGGCCGCCGGTGCTATTAACTTCGGATTCCCGACCATTTCCGAACAGGATATCGGACAGATACTGCCTTCGGGCGTGTGCACCTACGAGCACGTCGTTTCGCCGGTCAAACCGGACCAGATGGTCCAGAAGGCCGTTGAGGTGCGCGGGCTGAAGATACATGTGGCCAAGATACCAATTCCGGTGTCTTACGGCCCGGCATTCGAAGGCGAACGCATCCGTGGCGAGGATACCCACGTCGAGATGGGCGGTAACCGTACTCCGGCATTCGAGTTCGTGATGATGAAGGATATCAACCAGGTGACCGACAACAAAATAGAGGTCATCGGCCCGGAAATCGACGATGTGCCCGAAGGTTCGGCATTGCCCATAGGGATTGTGGTCGAGGTGGCCGGGCGCCAGATGCAGGAGGACTTCGAGCCGGTCATCGAGCGCCGGGTGCACAACTTCATCAACGAGGCCCAGGGCATCTTCCATATGGGCCAGCGTGATATCAACTGGATCCGCATAAGCAAGGAAGCCAAGGCCAAGGGCTTCAAAATCGCACACTTGGGCACCATCCTGCACGCCCAGTTCCATAACGAATTCGGCACCATCATCGATAAAATCCAGGTCAAGATATACACCACCGAGCCGGAGGTGCTGAAATGGCGTGCCACGGCCCGGGTCGCTTACAAGAAACGCGATGAGCGTATCGGCTCGATGACCGACGAAAGTGTCGACACGTTCTATTCCTGCACGCTGTGCCAGAGCTTTGCGCCGACCCACGTTTGCGTCGTATCTCCAGAACGGACCGGGCTGTGCGGTTCGTATAACTGGTTCACCTGCAAGGCGGCTTACCAGATTAACGCCCGCGGCGCCAACCAGCCGGTGCTCAAGGGCGACCTAATTGACGCCCGGCTCGGTCAGTGGAAGGGCGTCAACGACTTCGTCTACGAAAGCTCGCGCAAAAACCTCAAGGGTTTCAGCGCTTACAGCATCATGCAGGAGCCGATGACCTCGTGCGGTTGTTTCGAATGCATCGCCGTGGTCCTGCCGGCCGCTAATGGGGTTATGATTGTCAACCGCGAGTTCCCGGGCATGACCCCGTCGGGCATGAAGTTCTCCACGCTGGCCGGCACGGTCGGCGGTGGACAGCAGGTGCCCGGATTCATCGGACTCAGTAAACGCTACATCGTCAGTAGAAAGTTTTTGGTGGCCGAGGACGGGCCGAAGCGGATAGTCTGGATGCCCAGGATGCTAAAGGACGAAATCCGGCCGCTGTTCGACCCCCGGGCCAAAGAGGAAGGCGCGCCCGACCTGCTCGACAAGATAGCCGACGAAACCATTGCCAATACCGAGGAAGAAATCATCGCCCATTTACAGAAAGTAAACCATCCGGCGTTAACTTTGCCGGCTTTATTATAATATAAAAAGAAAGAGAGGAACCTATGAAGAAATTGCACTGGGTATTAACCGGGCTTGTAACCACCGGGTTGATGTTGTCCTATATCGGCTGCGCCAATGCCGGCAATAAGGCCGCCAAGGCTGCGCCGCCGCCTAAAATGATGGCCCAGACCGAGCAGGCTAAAATGCCGCCACCGGACGCGGATAAGGAAACCGAAGAACTGGCCGACCGGCTTATGACCGAAGGTGTCAACAACATCGTTTCCGGCGATTACCCCAAGGCTCTCAAGTTATTTATGGATATTTTGGGAGTCATAAAGAATGACCACCCCATGATTCCGACTACCTATTATAACATCGCCTGTACCTATGCTTTGATGAATGAAAAGGCTCCGACCATGGAATACTTGGCCAAGGCTATCAAGAGCGGTTACGACAATCGTCAGGCCATTGACGCCGATCCGGACCTGGCCGCCTATCGTGGTACGCCCGAATACAAGGAGGTAATGGCGTTGATACCGGCCATCGTGGAAATCACACCCACGCCAGAGGACGAAATGGCTCAGAAAGAGGCATTGAATCTGATAGCCACCATACGCGGTATCAAGTACAAAGAAGAGCCTAAATACAAGATTATGGCGCCGGATCAATTCCAGCGCGCCTACGGCGGCGGCCGCGATTCCGACACCATCCTGGGTTTCTACCGCTGGGACGACAAGACGTTATACCTCAAACAGGGGCTTGACCCGGTCAAGTTCAAAGGCACTCGCATTCACGAGACATTCCACGCCTTGCAAGACCAGCTTTTCGGCACCGGCGACCGTGAAAAGACCAAAAAAACCATTGACCAGCGCTACGCCTTCACCGCTCTGATAGAGGGTGATGCGACGCTGACATTCATCGAATGCATGCCCGAAAGCATGGCCAAAATGATGATTAAATCAGCCGCGCCGTGGCGAATGATGGGCCCGGCCAACTATGATGGGTCCAAACAGGGCGAAGCCGCTATGCGCATGGGCGCTTTTGGCTATTCCACCGCCGCCCGATTCGTCAAGGCCATAAAGGACGCTCAGGGCTGGGAAGGCGTCAACGCCATGTACGCCAATCCGCCGGCTTCGACCGAACAGGTCCTGCACGCCGACAAATATATGGCCCAGAACGACCCGCCCGTAAAGGTTACCGTAGCCGACCTGAGCTCGACGCTCGGTGCGGATTGGAAGAACTCGGAAACTGACACCCAGGGTGAGTTCGTCATGGGACTGCAGTTAATGACCACGCCCAAATCCGGACCGCTGGCCGAAGAAGCCGCGGCCGGCTGGGGCGGCGACACCTATGTTGGATATTTTAACGCCTCGTCAAGGCAGATGTTCGTGATCCATAAGAGCGTTTGGGACAGCGCCAAGGACGCCGACGAATATTTCGAAAGCCTGTCTTACCATATCGAACGCGAATACGCGCCGGAAAAAGGCGATAATTTCGTCCGGTATAACACCCCGGAAAATACCGTTGACTACATCGCCAAGAAAGGCAACCAGGTTCTGGCTATCACCAACATACCCAAGGAGTTGTTTGACAAGGTTCTGGCAGTGTTGGGTTTATAGACTATAGACCACAGACCATGGAATAAGGGGCGGCTGATTACAGCCGCCCCTTTAGCATAAACTGTGTTTGATTCAGAGTGCTCAGTGTTTTCAGCGGTTTAATAAGGTTTCTAAAAATAAACCTATGCCCAAAAACAACATTAGGCGGTTGATAGACTTCTTCGGCATCAACGCCAGCATCACCGCCATGGTGATTATGGTCGTTTTCATCGGGCTGGGCGAAAAGATGGCCGAACGCTTCCTGCCTATTTACATCCTCGCGCTGGGCGGTTCAACCATCGTTGTCGGTTTCCTCAACGCCATGGACAACCTGCTCAGCGCGCTTTACTCACTGCCCGGCGGCTGGATAAGCGACCGGCTCGGACATAAAAAAGCGTTGATTATATTCACCCTCATCGCTATGTTCGGCTACGCCATCGTCATTGCTTCCCCCAGTTGGCAGGCGGTGTTAATCGGCTCGATATTCTTTATATCCTGGACGGCCGTTTCACTGCCGGCCGTAATGAGCCTGGTATCGCAGGCCGTTCCCAAAGACAAACGGGCTATGGGCGTCACGGTCCATTCCTTTGTGCGCCGCATCCCGATGGCGCTCGGGCCCATCCTGGGCGGACTGCTCATAGGCAACTATGGCATGGTCAAAGGCGTCCGCATCGCCTTCGGCGCCGCCTTAGGCCTTGCCATGATATCCATCATCGTCCAGTGGTTTTTTATAGATCGGCCGCCTGTGAAGTTGTCCGCCAAAGGCGGATGCGACTCAGGAGCACGGCCGACTATACCTGGCAGTAATTCGTTACACTCAAACTGCCAGAATATGGAAAGTGATGAACCCCAAAAGGCTGAAGTAAAATCAGTCAAGCCTGCCGGCGGGTTGTTCAAGAACTTCAACCCGGCGCTGCGTAACCTGCTGGTCTCCGACATTCTCATCCGTTTTGCCGAACAAATTCCCTACGCCTTTGTGGTCGTCTGGGTGGTAAACAACATCGGCTTGAGCGCATTCCATTTCGGCATCCTCACTACCGTGGAAATGGCCACTGCCATGCTGGTTTACATCCCCGTGGCCTACCTGGCCGACCGGACATCCAAGAAACCGTTTGTCATTATCACCTTCGGATTCTTCACGGTATTTCCGCTGGTGCTTTTGTTCTCCCGGACATTCCCGGTATTAATAATTGCTTTTATCGTCCGCGGTCTGAAAGAATTCGGCGAGCCGACCCGGAAAGCGCTGATAATGGACCTGGCGCCCGAGGATGCCAAGGCCATCACCTTCGGCACATATTATCTGTTCCGCGACGTGATAGTGGCTATGGCCGCTTTGAGCAGCGCCTTTTTATGGAATATCTCGCCCCAGACCAACTTCTTGGTCGCCTCCGCCTGCGGGCTGGTCGGCACCGTCTGGTTCGCGCTGCTCGGTAAAGACCTGAAAGCTCAAGCGCCGGGGGTAGGGGATAAATAGTTCCTAAGGCATATAAATAAAAAGGGGCGCCCCTTGCGGAGCGCCCCAGTTATGTACCTATGTGCTTTTGATTCTTGTCTTTCTGCTTTTTACTTCTTGACCAGTGCCTCTATTTCGCGCAGGTTGCGCTTTATCTCGGCCTCCGGACATTCGTAATCCTCCAGCTTGCCTTCCAGGAACTGGTCGTAAGCGGCCAGGTCGAAATATCCGTGTCCGCTGAAATTGAAGACGATGCATTTGGCTTGTTTGGTTTGCTTGCACCTAAGCGCCTCGTCGATGGCGGCCCGGATGGCGTGGGCCGTTTCCGGCGCCGGCACCATTCCTTCGGTTCGGATGAACGTCATGGCCGCCTCGAACACCGGTTTCTGGCGATAGGCCACGGCTTCGACCACGCCTTTGTTGACCAGCAGGCACAGGGTCGGCGCGTCGCCGTGATATCTCAGTCCACCGGCATGGATGCTGGCCGGCACGAACTTATGCCCGACCGTGTACATCTTTAGCAGCGGCGTCAGCTCGCCGGTATCGCCGAAATCATATGCGTAAGCGCCCTTGGTCAACGACGGGCAGGCCAGCGGTTCCACGGCCAGGAGCTTGACCTGGCTCTTGCCGGACAGCTTATCGGCCACGAACGGGAAGGCCAGTCCGGAAAAGTTGCTCCCGCCGCCCACGCAGCCGATGATGGTATCGGGTGTCTCGCCGGCCAGTTTCAACTGCTTCTTGGCCTCCAGCCCGATGATGCTCTGGTGGAGCATTACGTGGTTAAGCACGCTGCCCAGCGAATACTTGGTATCCGGGTGGCTGGCCGCGTCCTCGACCGCCTCGGAAATGGCGATGCCCAGGCTGCCCGGAGAATCGGGCGACTGCGCCAGTATCTTGCGGCCGGCGTTGGTCAGCTTGCTGGGCGAGGCGTGCACCTCGGCCCCGTTCAGATGCATCAGCGACTTGCGGTAAGGCTTCTGCTGGTA containing:
- the folD gene encoding bifunctional methylenetetrahydrofolate dehydrogenase/methenyltetrahydrofolate cyclohydrolase FolD translates to MAQIISGSELSKKIQSELKDEIAGLKPKGINPCLATILVGEDEASKVYVGQKIKICEKLGITSLHHKLNTNVGEAELLTLIKKLNTDPKVHGILCQLPLPGHINSDKILLAISPDKDVDGFHLMNMGKLLSKKSMREIEAENMYLPCTPHGIIQLLKRNNIPIAGSEAIVVGRSNIVGKPVSLLLMAENATVTICHSGTRDIGQVTRRADILVAAIGKPKFITADMVKDGVVVIDVGVNRLPEGLCGDVDFEQVKEKVKAITPVPGGVGPMTIAMLMVNTVKAAKRLSTK
- a CDS encoding AAA family ATPase, with amino-acid sequence MKIAITGKGGVGKTTLSALIARAWMDKGFKVLAIDVDPVASLAGALGFPNPDKIMSLSQMVELIEERTGAKPGKSGQIFKLNPTVSDLPDKIATVHNGVKLIVMGGVASGGSGCVCPENTLIRSLLQHIILNRDERVVVDMEAGIEHLGRSTADSVDCLITVVEPSGRSIRAAHQIKSLAKDIGIKNIRVVGNKIQSPDDEKFILNNLDSLGIIGMIPVSVSIKEMDTKGYRDMTDHKVISAIDLILTALERKDNA
- the cooS gene encoding anaerobic carbon-monoxide dehydrogenase catalytic subunit; this translates as MSSGNKSDNRTACEATAEMLDCSGNMDTAFQRAEKVKPCPIGASGACCKHCYMGPCRFPPKADPPSADNSIVKRGVCGADINTVAARNFARAVAAGSAAHSDHGRQVTQTFIAASRKEVPGYEIKDEAKLRALANDFGIKTDSRAKDDIAQELGVKCLAEFSKQDGEQTLLKRAPQKRQQLWKELGVAPRGIDREIVEMLHRTAIGVDMEYKNIMLQASRCALADGWGGSMISTELQDIMFGTPVPVRTEVNLGVLKKDEVNIIVHGHEPLLAEMIVRASHDPEMIALAKQKGAKGINLVGMCCSGNEILLRHGIPMGGNFLQQEIAILTGAVEAMIVDIQCVMQSLPSLAKCFHTKIISTSPKAKMPGAEHIEFHEHDALNTAKRIVRLGVENYPKRPKNVHIPDKKVDVVAGFSHETINYMLGGSFRASYRPLNDNIINGRIRGVVGVVGCNNPRTTHDKSHLDLVKELIGNDILVVETGCAAIACAKEGLLMPEAAKFAGKGLAEVCAAVGMPPVLHCGACVDNSRILVACAEMVREGGLGTDISDLPVAGCAPEWMSEKALAIGQYFVASGMLVGFGVTWPTTASPELSKHLFEEYDRIYKGRWAFEPDAGKMAALIIDHINKKRQALGIQSKKERVLFDMEARRGLEV
- the acsB gene encoding acetyl-CoA decarbonylase/synthase complex subunit alpha/beta, which gives rise to MSKLIATRAIRGAHKLVARAEKELNVALSKFGPDRKVELPNTGYYLPISHGILGLNIAKLGDMPELLLKAKALLHPIPAEKSWVPYLGHTLDCGMAALFADEIIEALKYLEDPVPYAVFENCPEEGDFWLGAADDVIMRKRGVEFVDGTAPGFAAIVGACPTTEIAVKIARELQEKNLYVFMSAATDGKSMADQLRQAGIQMGWETRLVPFGGDVTATVHALGFATRAALSFGGVRPGDYTRILKYNKNRIFAFVLAFGDVDDEKHAQAAGAINFGFPTISEQDIGQILPSGVCTYEHVVSPVKPDQMVQKAVEVRGLKIHVAKIPIPVSYGPAFEGERIRGEDTHVEMGGNRTPAFEFVMMKDINQVTDNKIEVIGPEIDDVPEGSALPIGIVVEVAGRQMQEDFEPVIERRVHNFINEAQGIFHMGQRDINWIRISKEAKAKGFKIAHLGTILHAQFHNEFGTIIDKIQVKIYTTEPEVLKWRATARVAYKKRDERIGSMTDESVDTFYSCTLCQSFAPTHVCVVSPERTGLCGSYNWFTCKAAYQINARGANQPVLKGDLIDARLGQWKGVNDFVYESSRKNLKGFSAYSIMQEPMTSCGCFECIAVVLPAANGVMIVNREFPGMTPSGMKFSTLAGTVGGGQQVPGFIGLSKRYIVSRKFLVAEDGPKRIVWMPRMLKDEIRPLFDPRAKEEGAPDLLDKIADETIANTEEEIIAHLQKVNHPALTLPALL
- a CDS encoding MFS transporter, coding for MPKNNIRRLIDFFGINASITAMVIMVVFIGLGEKMAERFLPIYILALGGSTIVVGFLNAMDNLLSALYSLPGGWISDRLGHKKALIIFTLIAMFGYAIVIASPSWQAVLIGSIFFISWTAVSLPAVMSLVSQAVPKDKRAMGVTVHSFVRRIPMALGPILGGLLIGNYGMVKGVRIAFGAALGLAMISIIVQWFFIDRPPVKLSAKGGCDSGARPTIPGSNSLHSNCQNMESDEPQKAEVKSVKPAGGLFKNFNPALRNLLVSDILIRFAEQIPYAFVVVWVVNNIGLSAFHFGILTTVEMATAMLVYIPVAYLADRTSKKPFVIITFGFFTVFPLVLLFSRTFPVLIIAFIVRGLKEFGEPTRKALIMDLAPEDAKAITFGTYYLFRDVIVAMAALSSAFLWNISPQTNFLVASACGLVGTVWFALLGKDLKAQAPGVGDK
- a CDS encoding TrpB-like pyridoxal phosphate-dependent enzyme, producing MNRIMLSEQEMPTQYYNILADLPEPLPPPLNPGTGQPIGPADLAPIFPMGLIKQEVSTERFIDIPDEVLEVYRMWRPTPLVRAYNLERYLGTPARIYYKNESVSPTGSHKPNTAVAQAYYNKAEGVTRLTTETGAGQWGSALSFACNRFGLKCTVYMVKVSYQQKPYRKSLMHLNGAEVHASPSKLTNAGRKILAQSPDSPGSLGIAISEAVEDAASHPDTKYSLGSVLNHVMLHQSIIGLEAKKQLKLAGETPDTIIGCVGGGSNFSGLAFPFVADKLSGKSQVKLLAVEPLACPSLTKGAYAYDFGDTGELTPLLKMYTVGHKFVPASIHAGGLRYHGDAPTLCLLVNKGVVEAVAYRQKPVFEAAMTFIRTEGMVPAPETAHAIRAAIDEALRCKQTKQAKCIVFNFSGHGYFDLAAYDQFLEGKLEDYECPEAEIKRNLREIEALVKK